The window TACCCGGCCCACGAACCGCCCACCACCGCCGCCCAATACGCCGAGATCCTCGAGGGCAGGTTGAGGAGATTGTTGAGGGCCTACGAGGAGTGCTCGTCCGAGGGCGTCCCCTACGCCATGGCCCTATGCGCCAGGGGGGAGGGCGACGCGCTTAGGCTGGCGGAGGAGGGCATAGCCTTCGCTAAATACCTAGCAGAGATCGGCTTGGCTAAGCTGATCGTGAGGGGCGGCAGATATCGCGTCAAGAAGGTGGGCTAGCGACTTGACCCTGAACAGGTGCGACGGCGCGCGCCTGTCGTCCGTGGAGCCGAAGCCCTTGACGTACTCCGCGCAGGCGGAGAGGCGCAAGGCGAGCTCGGGCTCCCCGAGGCGGGTGACGAGCGACGCCAAGGCCTCGCACGGCAGATAGTCGACGTGC of the Thermoproteus uzoniensis 768-20 genome contains:
- a CDS encoding GIY-YIG nuclease family protein: MSYVVLFRCPASVVRTKARRFRLEEGLYAYVGSCGVSCHRRIARHLRRPARRHWHVDYLPCEALASLVTRLGEPELALRLSACAEYVKGFGSTDDRRAPSHLFRVKSLAHLLDAISAAPHDQLSQADLC